The proteins below are encoded in one region of Spirochaetae bacterium HGW-Spirochaetae-1:
- a CDS encoding radical SAM/SPASM domain-containing protein, whose product MNFSKYNIVSKIKGSGNYFILNALSRNADILTPEKADEISRGSYSDIDEYIAKGYLIDEEEENKLYRKSYLDFIDGRDSSEIQIFFVPQYACNFACSYCYQDEYAWQHTGVNEDIIEAFFNYVNSEFAGRKKYITVFGGEPLLPDQASRNNLAMILDHAGRSNTGIAIVTNGYNLIDYVDMLSSSKTPIREVQVTLDGTREVHDRRRALKNGQGTFDRIVQGIDAALTAGLPINLRMVLDSENIGDLPALASFAVDRGWTGNPLFKTQLGRNYELHHCQANSIRLYDRVSLYEEIYNLMLKHPQIKEFHRPAFSVTRFLYDNGELPDPLFDSCPGCKTEWSFDYTGKIYPCTANVGKAGEEVGSYYPEKTLKADIIETWEERDVTSIPECRQCSLQLICGGGCAAVAKNKTGNIQSPDCRPVDRLLEMGISLYYEKGVM is encoded by the coding sequence ATGAATTTTTCAAAATATAACATCGTATCAAAAATAAAGGGCTCCGGGAATTATTTCATTCTTAACGCCCTGAGCCGCAATGCCGACATCCTGACGCCGGAAAAAGCCGATGAAATATCCCGGGGCAGCTACAGCGATATCGACGAATATATCGCCAAGGGCTACCTCATCGATGAAGAGGAAGAGAATAAACTCTACCGAAAAAGCTATCTCGACTTTATAGACGGGCGCGACAGTTCCGAGATACAGATATTCTTCGTTCCCCAGTATGCCTGCAACTTCGCCTGTTCATACTGCTACCAGGATGAATACGCCTGGCAGCACACGGGCGTGAACGAAGATATAATCGAGGCCTTTTTCAATTATGTGAACAGCGAATTCGCCGGGCGGAAAAAATATATCACCGTCTTCGGCGGCGAGCCCCTTCTCCCCGACCAGGCATCACGGAATAATTTGGCCATGATACTTGACCATGCCGGCCGCAGCAATACGGGCATCGCCATTGTGACCAATGGTTATAATCTTATAGACTACGTGGATATGCTTTCATCCTCGAAAACCCCGATCAGGGAAGTCCAGGTTACCCTGGACGGCACAAGAGAAGTCCATGACCGGCGCCGCGCCCTGAAAAACGGCCAGGGAACCTTTGACCGCATAGTCCAGGGCATTGACGCGGCCCTGACGGCGGGATTACCTATCAACCTGCGCATGGTCCTGGACAGTGAGAATATTGGCGACCTCCCCGCCCTGGCCTCCTTTGCCGTTGACAGGGGCTGGACGGGCAATCCCCTGTTTAAAACACAACTGGGCAGGAATTACGAGCTCCACCACTGCCAGGCCAACAGTATTCGTCTCTACGACCGGGTAAGCCTCTATGAAGAAATCTACAACCTCATGCTTAAACATCCCCAGATCAAAGAATTCCACCGGCCCGCCTTTTCGGTTACGCGTTTTCTTTATGATAACGGCGAGCTTCCCGATCCACTTTTTGATTCCTGTCCCGGCTGCAAGACGGAATGGTCCTTCGATTACACGGGAAAAATCTATCCCTGCACTGCCAATGTGGGCAAGGCCGGCGAAGAAGTAGGTTCATATTATCCTGAAAAAACATTAAAAGCTGATATAATTGAAACCTGGGAGGAACGTGACGTGACGTCCATACCGGAATGCCGCCAGTGTTCCCTGCAGCTGATCTGCGGAGGCGGATGTGCTGCCGTGGCAAAAAACAAAACCGGGAATATTCAGTCCCCTGACTGCAGGCCCGTTGACAGGCTGCTGGAAATGGGAATATCTTTATACTACGAAAAAGGAGTTATGTGA
- a CDS encoding multidrug transporter AcrB, whose amino-acid sequence MSISDISIKNPVFAWMLMAGLMLFGLISYNRMGISQLPDVDFPVVNINVTYEGASSEIMETDIADVIEDAVMSVEGIQEVRSTSRDSSTSITVELDINRNVDVALQEVQTKIAQAQRLLPKDIDPPIISKRNPEDFPIMWIALTSDRPLKEMMVFTRYELRDKFQTISGVADVRLGGYVDRNLRIWVDKDKLSLYDLTVDDIINTIGREHVEVPGGRMETTGQEFVIRSLGEAYTVDAVANLPITLRGGSPVFSRILIKDVARVEDNLDDIRRISRFNGERAIGLGIIKQRKSNAIAIADDVRKLLDTLNPQLPKGYKLQITNDMTRFIKDSTSELVFTIFLSTILTSLVCFLFLGSFSSTINIILAIPTSLLGTFIVLYFAGFTLNTFTLMALSLVIGVVVDDAIMVLENITRYREMGQDKVIAAGNGARQITFAALASTLAIIAIFLPVAFMSGIIGKYFLEFGVTISIAVILSLLEALTLTPMRCSQFLEINKRNSILNRGVNRAFDALSVAYHKALAYTLDHRWTVIITASAIFFSSLLLLGMVKKEFIPAMDQSQFILRLKTPVGSSISVTDESTKKIETLVRSINDVKSIYCAVGGFGGGETNSAMIFVNLKQPKDRPVDPKTGKRRSQNDVMIDIRKQAERYIDEMKISIQDLSMRGFSASRGYPVEFVVQGPDWDRLSDYSTKIADEMKKSGKMVDVDTSYDLGQPEINIIPNRIAAEERGVSMTSIGNAVGAMIGGKIIGKFTEGGHRYDIRIRLADTDRRKINDIKKIFVRNNRGELVRLSEVVDVVSRRSMLSISRVNRARSITIYANPSPTSSQQEALNYAITMARKMLPEGYRVDVTGTAKTSGESFSSLTFALIIGIIVAYMILGSQFNSYIHPFTVLLALPFSFTGAIIALVITGQTINMYSFIGLILLMGLVKKNSILLVEFTNQMRHEGLSVKEALLKACPVRLRPIVMTTLSTIAAAIPPAIAVGPGAESRIPMAVAVLGGVIFSTVLTLVVVPAAYSLLSRLEYGKDNAGKE is encoded by the coding sequence ATGAGCATATCGGATATATCGATAAAAAATCCCGTTTTCGCATGGATGCTCATGGCAGGTCTCATGCTCTTCGGGTTGATTTCCTATAATCGGATGGGAATATCCCAGCTTCCCGACGTGGACTTTCCTGTAGTGAATATCAACGTTACATACGAAGGGGCCTCTTCGGAAATAATGGAAACCGACATTGCCGACGTGATTGAAGATGCGGTTATGAGCGTTGAAGGCATACAGGAAGTCCGTTCGACATCCAGGGACAGTTCAACCAGTATCACCGTGGAGCTGGATATCAATCGCAATGTTGACGTTGCTCTCCAGGAAGTCCAGACAAAGATCGCCCAGGCGCAGCGTCTCCTGCCCAAAGATATTGATCCTCCCATAATCAGCAAACGGAACCCCGAGGATTTTCCCATTATGTGGATCGCCCTTACATCAGACCGTCCTTTAAAAGAAATGATGGTCTTCACCCGATACGAACTCCGGGACAAATTCCAGACAATTTCCGGCGTCGCCGATGTTAGGCTTGGCGGATATGTAGACCGCAACCTGCGTATCTGGGTTGATAAAGACAAACTGTCTCTCTATGACCTCACGGTAGACGATATTATCAACACCATAGGACGGGAGCATGTAGAAGTTCCCGGCGGCAGGATGGAAACCACGGGACAGGAATTTGTTATACGGTCCCTGGGAGAGGCCTACACGGTCGACGCCGTCGCGAACCTGCCCATAACCCTCAGGGGCGGCTCGCCTGTATTCAGCAGGATTCTTATTAAGGATGTGGCGCGTGTAGAAGATAACCTTGACGACATTCGGAGAATATCACGATTTAACGGCGAACGCGCTATCGGTCTCGGCATCATAAAGCAGAGGAAATCAAATGCCATTGCCATAGCCGACGATGTAAGGAAGCTCCTTGATACGCTGAATCCCCAGCTTCCCAAAGGATATAAACTCCAGATAACAAATGATATGACCCGTTTTATCAAGGATTCCACGAGCGAACTTGTCTTTACTATTTTTCTTTCCACCATCCTGACCAGTCTCGTATGTTTCCTGTTTCTCGGCTCATTCAGTTCGACCATCAACATCATTCTCGCAATACCCACTTCGCTGCTCGGCACTTTCATCGTGCTGTACTTTGCCGGTTTCACGCTCAACACGTTTACGCTCATGGCCCTTTCTCTGGTAATCGGCGTGGTAGTCGATGATGCCATCATGGTACTTGAAAATATTACGCGGTATCGTGAAATGGGACAGGACAAGGTAATTGCCGCCGGTAACGGGGCCCGTCAGATCACCTTTGCCGCCCTGGCTTCGACACTGGCCATTATAGCTATTTTTCTTCCGGTCGCCTTCATGTCGGGCATCATCGGAAAATATTTTCTTGAATTCGGCGTCACCATATCAATCGCGGTAATTCTTTCTCTCCTCGAAGCCCTGACGCTCACCCCCATGCGCTGCTCCCAGTTTCTTGAAATAAACAAACGCAACAGCATACTCAACCGCGGTGTCAACCGCGCTTTCGATGCCTTGTCAGTCGCTTACCACAAAGCCCTGGCCTACACTCTTGATCACCGCTGGACTGTCATTATCACCGCTTCAGCAATTTTCTTTTCTTCCCTTCTACTCCTCGGGATGGTAAAGAAGGAATTCATTCCGGCTATGGACCAGAGCCAGTTCATATTACGTTTAAAAACGCCCGTGGGGTCTTCAATCTCGGTCACAGACGAATCCACAAAAAAAATTGAGACCCTCGTTCGATCCATCAACGATGTAAAATCGATATACTGTGCCGTAGGCGGTTTTGGTGGAGGAGAAACAAACAGTGCTATGATCTTCGTCAACCTCAAACAGCCGAAAGATCGCCCCGTGGACCCCAAAACCGGCAAGCGCCGTTCGCAGAACGATGTCATGATCGATATCCGGAAACAGGCGGAAAGATACATCGATGAAATGAAAATATCGATTCAGGACTTGTCCATGAGGGGGTTTTCCGCTTCACGCGGTTATCCCGTTGAATTCGTAGTACAGGGCCCCGACTGGGACAGGCTGAGTGACTACAGCACGAAAATCGCCGATGAAATGAAAAAATCCGGTAAAATGGTTGATGTGGATACCAGTTACGATCTCGGACAGCCGGAGATAAATATCATCCCCAACCGCATTGCCGCTGAAGAACGGGGTGTCAGCATGACCAGTATCGGTAATGCCGTTGGCGCCATGATAGGCGGTAAAATTATCGGGAAATTTACCGAAGGAGGTCATCGCTATGACATCCGCATACGCCTGGCGGATACGGACCGCAGGAAAATCAATGACATAAAAAAAATCTTTGTACGGAATAACAGGGGGGAACTGGTCAGGCTCTCGGAGGTCGTTGATGTCGTGTCACGACGGTCAATGCTGTCAATTTCCCGCGTGAATCGTGCCAGGTCCATAACCATTTACGCCAATCCATCTCCAACATCGTCACAGCAGGAAGCGCTTAATTATGCCATTACCATGGCCCGAAAAATGCTGCCGGAAGGATATCGCGTCGATGTGACTGGTACCGCCAAAACATCAGGGGAATCCTTTTCCAGCCTGACTTTTGCCCTCATAATCGGAATCATAGTGGCATACATGATCCTGGGCAGTCAGTTCAACAGTTATATCCATCCCTTCACCGTGCTGCTTGCTCTTCCCTTCAGTTTCACCGGCGCGATTATAGCTCTCGTAATAACCGGTCAGACGATCAACATGTACAGTTTCATAGGCCTCATTCTCCTCATGGGTCTGGTGAAAAAGAATTCTATTCTGCTTGTCGAATTCACCAACCAGATGCGTCACGAGGGTCTCAGCGTGAAAGAGGCGCTTCTCAAGGCATGCCCGGTCCGGCTGCGACCGATCGTAATGACAACACTCTCAACCATTGCAGCGGCCATCCCGCCTGCCATTGCCGTTGGTCCCGGTGCTGAATCGCGCATACCCATGGCAGTTGCAGTACTGGGCGGCGTTATTTTTTCAACGGTCCTGACCCTCGTAGTAGTTCCCGCAGCATACAGCCTGCTTTCCCGCCTGGAATACGGAAAAGACAATGCCGGGAAGGAATGA
- a CDS encoding methyltransferase type 11 produces MENVKILGQINKRYSSLAESNCCLSCGGAINYTNAQTGEICLDMGSGRGNDVLRLADMTGPDGFVYGLDVSDGMIEKARKNAEKFDVNNVRFLQSELEIIPVADDHLDLVISNCTINHARDKNRVWKEIFRVLKPGGRFVVSDIYSSEPVPEEHRNDPVAVAECWAGSVTRDEYMEQLRDAGFDNIEIIEESAPYPKGKIEVSSFTIRGYK; encoded by the coding sequence ATGGAAAACGTTAAAATACTGGGCCAGATCAACAAACGGTACAGCTCACTGGCCGAGAGCAACTGCTGTCTCTCGTGCGGAGGTGCCATCAATTATACAAATGCGCAGACAGGGGAAATATGCCTGGATATGGGCAGCGGCCGCGGAAACGACGTGCTGCGCCTCGCCGATATGACAGGCCCCGACGGTTTCGTCTACGGACTCGACGTCTCCGACGGTATGATCGAGAAAGCCAGGAAGAACGCTGAAAAATTCGATGTGAACAACGTGCGGTTTCTCCAATCTGAACTGGAAATAATACCTGTTGCCGATGATCATCTTGACCTGGTCATATCGAACTGCACCATCAACCATGCCCGCGACAAGAACCGTGTCTGGAAGGAAATATTCCGTGTCCTGAAACCGGGAGGCCGTTTTGTCGTGAGCGACATTTACTCATCGGAACCGGTGCCCGAAGAGCACCGCAACGATCCCGTGGCCGTGGCCGAATGCTGGGCCGGTTCCGTGACGCGTGATGAATACATGGAACAGCTCAGGGATGCCGGATTTGACAACATTGAAATAATTGAAGAAAGCGCACCCTATCCCAAGGGGAAAATAGAGGTTTCGAGTTTCACCATAAGGGGTTACAAATAA
- a CDS encoding competence protein ComFB gives MALKDDYDFDLLVNEIETLVIDELERQLSLGDNRDVCHCQDCLLDMAALALNHLKPAYRSSLSYKGVLYKQNLHSAKKDMSYEKVVKVAIEKIAANPAH, from the coding sequence ATGGCTCTGAAAGATGATTATGATTTTGATCTTCTGGTCAACGAAATTGAGACCCTGGTCATTGATGAACTGGAAAGACAGCTGTCACTGGGCGACAACAGAGATGTTTGCCACTGCCAGGACTGCTTACTGGACATGGCAGCGCTGGCTCTCAACCATCTCAAACCTGCTTACAGGTCATCACTTTCGTACAAAGGAGTGCTGTATAAACAGAACCTTCATTCCGCGAAGAAAGACATGTCCTATGAAAAAGTGGTGAAAGTGGCTATTGAAAAAATAGCCGCCAATCCAGCCCATTGA
- a CDS encoding thioredoxin-disulfide reductase, with amino-acid sequence MSEKILYIKAEDWEEKVLKNGTVVVDFYSSECPPCEALAAKYEPLSELYGDDITFIKIFRQENRGLAEGLKVTGSPTVLFYKDGKEAGPRLMGGIKRSDLVKQLDGMLAPARVKEIHAKIKPVTTECDVLILGGGPSGLTAGIYAAQAKLKTIMVDIALTGGQVTTTHMVSNYPGFEKPIEGFMLMHYMNEQAKNAGMMLRAAVDVSDVDMTGKTILVDGFETIKAKKIIISTGSAYRELGVPGEIEYKGQGISYCATCDAKYFEGKDVIVIGGGNSAVEESLFITKFARKVTIVHQFDKLQANKVAQEKAFANEKIEFIFEHEPRAFVRNEDGTMTVTVENLKNSKRETMHADGVFIFAGMKPNLSGFSDKLALDEWGYVKVDDQMHTSIPGIFAAGDVVSKRYRQITTAVADGTIAAIAAERDIENESASH; translated from the coding sequence ATGTCTGAAAAAATATTGTATATCAAGGCCGAAGACTGGGAAGAGAAGGTGCTCAAGAATGGTACCGTGGTAGTGGACTTCTATTCATCGGAGTGCCCGCCCTGCGAGGCCCTGGCCGCAAAGTATGAACCGCTCAGTGAATTGTACGGCGATGATATTACCTTCATAAAAATTTTCCGCCAGGAGAACCGCGGCCTTGCCGAGGGCCTGAAAGTGACCGGTTCCCCAACGGTACTCTTTTACAAGGACGGAAAAGAAGCGGGCCCCCGCCTCATGGGAGGGATAAAACGCTCCGACCTGGTGAAGCAGCTCGACGGCATGCTCGCTCCTGCACGTGTTAAGGAAATTCATGCAAAGATAAAACCCGTCACCACGGAATGTGATGTGCTCATCCTGGGAGGCGGGCCTTCGGGCCTCACGGCCGGCATTTACGCTGCCCAGGCGAAACTTAAAACCATCATGGTTGATATTGCCCTCACGGGAGGACAGGTAACTACGACGCACATGGTTTCCAATTATCCCGGTTTTGAAAAACCCATAGAGGGATTCATGCTCATGCATTACATGAACGAACAGGCAAAAAACGCCGGGATGATGCTCCGGGCCGCCGTGGATGTGTCCGATGTTGACATGACGGGCAAAACCATTCTCGTCGACGGATTCGAGACCATAAAAGCCAAAAAGATCATCATCTCCACGGGCTCGGCGTACCGCGAGCTGGGTGTGCCGGGAGAAATAGAATACAAGGGACAGGGCATATCCTACTGCGCCACCTGCGACGCCAAATATTTTGAAGGGAAGGATGTCATCGTTATCGGCGGCGGCAACAGTGCCGTGGAGGAATCGCTTTTCATCACAAAGTTCGCCCGAAAGGTTACCATCGTCCACCAGTTCGACAAGCTCCAGGCCAACAAGGTAGCCCAGGAAAAGGCCTTTGCCAATGAAAAAATTGAATTCATTTTTGAACATGAACCCCGAGCCTTTGTCCGCAATGAGGACGGAACAATGACCGTCACGGTGGAAAACCTGAAAAACAGCAAAAGAGAAACGATGCACGCCGACGGCGTCTTTATCTTCGCCGGCATGAAACCCAACCTGAGCGGTTTTTCCGATAAACTGGCACTCGATGAGTGGGGATACGTGAAGGTCGACGACCAGATGCATACCAGCATACCGGGGATATTTGCAGCCGGTGATGTAGTGAGCAAGCGATACCGCCAGATCACCACTGCTGTTGCCGATGGAACCATTGCCGCAATCGCGGCCGAGCGGGATATTGAAAACGAGAGTGCTTCTCATTGA